ATCCAAGCGCGATGGCGACAAGGACCCACAAAAATTGTTTTCCGGATTTTTGATCATGGGTCTTGCTGTGTCTTTTGTGTGTTGACATATGAATTCACATTTGATGGTAAATGTAAATGATTTTAACTTCTATTAGCAATATTGTTGCGGCTGAAATTGGAATCTTTCCGGATCTCATCTATAAGCTAATTATTATTTCAAGCATATAGACGGAGCGAAAAAACTGGAAAGTAAAAGACTTCGACTCCATTACCGATAATGATTCATAAAATCGACAATTCGTTCGTCAGTTTTAATGTCTGAGAGTTTTAAAGGTTTTGCAAGTCGGAGGCCTTCCAAAGTGGTGCATCGGCTTAGCGCTACATATGCTTGTCCAAATTCAAAAGCGCCGGAGCCCATATCTACTAAAATGCGCTCAAAGGTTTTGCCCTGACTTTTGTGGATTGTCACAGCCCAGGCCAATTTTAAAGGCAATTGCTTAAAACTACCGGTAATTTCAGTCTGGATGGAGCCAAAATCGCTGGTATTCGTTTTGTATTTGATCATTTGCCATTCAAATGCCTCTACTTCGACAATTTCACCTGATTCCTCTAATTGTACTGCAACGACATCAGTTTTCAAATGAAGGATGATCGCGAGGCTTCCATTTACAAATCGCTTTTGTGGATCATTTCTAAGTAACATGACCTGAGCACCTGGTTTTAAAATGAGTTGCTCGTCAGCCGGAAATTGGGTGTGATGAATAATCCCGCTTTTTTGAGCCTGATAAATATGGGCCGTAGTTGATAATTTAGAAAGTCTATCTAAATTTATGGCCTGCGCGACTTTGTTTAAAGTGCATAAATGGATTCGGAAAAGACCTTCTTCTTCAGATAGATTTGAAGTTTTGTATTGCGCATTTATTTCGTCCAAATCATCTTCATCAATTTCATTGTTGCGAATTTTATTCAGTAATCGAATAAACTTCATTTCTTTTTGTCGGTAAACTTTGGAGAGTTCTATCAATTCAAAATCATGTAATTCTTTAAATACATCCGAAGAAAAAAAATATGGACTTCCGTATTTATTTTGAAGGTAAAATTTTTCTTCCTGACTTGAAATGACAGGCGGCAATTGGTAAAGATCTCCAATCCAGAACATAGGCAGACCACCAAATGGTTTGTCAGATTTCATAGATAATCGGAGAACTTGATCTATATGATCGAGAAGATCGGCGCGAACCATTGAAATCTCATCTATAATGATCCAATCTACTGACTCCAGCAAACGGCGTGAAATGGCTTTGTAATCACTTCGCGTTAGAAAGTTTGCCGGAAATTTAAAAAAGCTGTGGATGGTTTGACCTTTGATTTGAATGGCCGCGACTCCTGTTGGTGCTAAAAAATTGCTTTTTTATCTGATAACCTCCTAAACGCATTTAATAATGTTGACTTGCCTGTTCCGGCTTTTCCAGTTAAAAAATAGTTTCCTTGATGGCGATCCAGGCAATCAAGTACATAATGTTGCTCTGATTCAAGAACGTAAACGGAGTCCCGAAGGCTCATTTAGAATTTAAAATGCAATAAACAGGAAAGTGATCACTGTAGCCGTAGTTGTATATATTTCCCGAAAAAGTGCGCTTTGGATAATTTTTATAATGGCCATCTCGCTCAACCATAAATGGTCTGCGAAAGATTCTGTCAGATTTGTATTTCCATTGCCCGGTAGTTTTGTTTGTGGTGAGATTCGAAGAAAGCAGTATTTGATCAAACAATCCCCAACTGTCATTAAATGCGCCTGTACCTTCTCCTTTTTTATAATTTTCAAAAAACGGATTATAAAAATCGAAGTCTTCTAAACGATCAGCTCCGGCTTTTGCTTTCAGGCTTAGTCTTAAGGATGCATCGTCTGGATTGTCATTGAGATCTCCCATGACCACCACACCTGCATCTGGATGTATTTGCCGAATGGAATCAGAGATGTGTTTGTTAATACGTGCAGCTTCAAATCTGAAAGGCTTGGTCAGTAGCTCGCCTCCTCTTCGAGAGGGCCAGTGATTCACAGTAATAAACATCAATTGATTCTTCAGCATTCCTTTTACCAAAAGAATATCCCG
The genomic region above belongs to Saprospiraceae bacterium and contains:
- a CDS encoding endonuclease/exonuclease/phosphatase family protein; the protein is MRAKSFLLLSFCSLISSLVSAQANQIAIGFYNLENLFDTQNDPQVFDEEFTPEGEKNWTEEKYQDKLGRLAKVLQAMQAELKDIPLALLGVCEIENQKVLEDLVRHPNLKDKYLKIVHRDSRDVRGVDVGLLYRSEFFQVLQVKSYPIHLPPDGERERITRDILLVKGMLKNQLMFITVNHWPSRRGGELLTKPFRFEAARINKHISDSIRQIHPDAGVVVMGDLNDNPDDASLRLSLKAKAGADRLEDFDFYNPFFENYKKGEGTGAFNDSWGLFDQILLSSNLTTNKTTGQWKYKSDRIFRRPFMVERDGHYKNYPKRTFSGNIYNYGYSDHFPVYCILNSK
- a CDS encoding AAA family ATPase — protein: MQIKGQTIHSFFKFPANFLTRSDYKAISRRLLESVDWIIIDEISMVRADLLDHIDQVLRLSMKSDKPFGGLPMFWIGDLYQLPPVISSQEEKFYLQNKYGSPYFFSSDVFKELHDFELIELSKVYRQKEMKFIRLLNKIRNNEIDEDDLDEINAQYKTSNLSEEEGLFRIHLCTLNKVAQAINLDRLSKLSTTAHIYQAQKSGIIHHTQFPADEQLILKPGAQVMLLRNDPQKRFVNGSLAIILHLKTDVVAVQLEESGEIVEVEAFEWQMIKYKTNTSDFGSIQTEITGSFKQLPLKLAWAVTIHKSQGKTFERILVDMGSGAFEFGQAYVALSRCTTLEGLRLAKPLKLSDIKTDERIVDFMNHYR